A single region of the Rhodococcus sp. W8901 genome encodes:
- a CDS encoding class II aldolase/adducin family protein — MTVTAQPAADIRVTESLALEEPRYRRTRSRPAWLSLPLRLLARCSPATGSAGFVTGYAEVFRRHPEITSIVHVHTPWLGGWAQTHRTLRIKYAASQRLTLSRDIPPHIDRSQSPGNFILDRLVDDPDLVATFEANGGVNVIGRDGLLELAKFVVLLEEGAQYQALGELVGGTVDFDKTNLVAQWGRSGLLDEARRRGLV, encoded by the coding sequence CACCGCACAACCTGCCGCCGACATCAGGGTGACGGAGTCCCTGGCGCTCGAGGAGCCCCGCTACCGGAGGACGCGCAGCAGGCCGGCGTGGCTGTCGCTGCCGCTGCGACTGCTCGCGAGGTGCTCTCCGGCCACGGGATCTGCCGGCTTCGTCACCGGCTACGCCGAGGTCTTCCGCCGGCACCCCGAGATCACGTCCATCGTGCACGTGCACACGCCGTGGCTCGGTGGCTGGGCGCAGACCCACCGCACGTTGCGGATCAAGTACGCCGCCTCGCAGCGCCTGACGCTGTCCCGGGACATCCCGCCGCACATCGACCGCAGCCAGTCACCGGGCAACTTCATCCTCGATCGCCTGGTCGACGACCCGGACCTCGTCGCGACCTTCGAGGCGAACGGCGGTGTCAACGTCATCGGCCGCGACGGGCTGCTCGAGCTCGCCAAGTTCGTCGTCCTGCTCGAGGAGGGCGCCCAGTACCAGGCGCTCGGCGAGCTCGTCGGCGGCACCGTCGACTTCGACAAGACCAACCTCGTCGCCCAGTGGGGCCGCAGCGGCCTGCTCGACGAGGCCCGCCGCCGCGGACTCGTCTGA
- a CDS encoding spermidine synthase, with protein sequence MGRQRGGRRTEGRTPRGDEGRPVAGAYEIDTGMCELEEDPFDPQSWIVKINGEPSSHIDLADPQTLAFDYMRWISELSRSQWDSQTKLRVLHLGGGACTLARSFASVYSEARQVVVELDGRLAVLVREWFDLPRAPLLRVRVGEARAVTETLTDDSRDLIIRDVFAGRSTPRPLTTLEFTRQARRVLSPGGIYLVNCGDTPDLRGARAEAATIGAVFEHTAIIADPAMLKGKRDGNIVIAGSDVPIGTSPTLASRVLGGGTPAHVWQDAQVRRFAESAKVLRDKGTPTEG encoded by the coding sequence ATGGGCAGGCAGCGGGGCGGCCGCAGAACCGAGGGGCGCACTCCTCGCGGTGACGAGGGAAGACCCGTCGCAGGGGCCTACGAGATCGACACCGGGATGTGCGAACTCGAGGAGGATCCGTTCGATCCGCAGAGCTGGATCGTGAAGATCAACGGTGAACCGAGTTCGCACATCGACCTCGCCGATCCGCAGACCCTCGCTTTCGACTACATGCGGTGGATATCCGAACTGTCTCGTTCCCAATGGGATTCGCAGACCAAGCTGCGGGTGCTCCACCTCGGCGGCGGCGCCTGCACGCTGGCCCGCAGCTTCGCATCCGTGTACTCGGAGGCGCGTCAGGTGGTCGTCGAGCTGGACGGCCGCCTCGCCGTGCTGGTCCGCGAGTGGTTCGACCTGCCGCGCGCGCCGCTACTGCGGGTTCGGGTGGGGGAGGCGCGCGCGGTCACCGAGACGCTCACCGACGACAGCCGGGACCTGATCATCCGGGACGTGTTCGCCGGACGCAGCACGCCTCGGCCGCTCACCACGCTCGAGTTCACCAGGCAGGCACGCCGCGTGCTGTCCCCGGGCGGCATCTACTTGGTGAACTGCGGCGATACCCCGGATCTGCGCGGCGCGCGCGCCGAGGCGGCGACGATCGGCGCGGTGTTCGAGCACACCGCGATCATCGCGGACCCCGCGATGCTCAAGGGCAAGCGTGACGGCAACATCGTCATCGCCGGCAGCGATGTCCCGATCGGAACGTCCCCGACACTTGCCAGTCGCGTCCTCGGAGGCGGCACCCCGGCCCACGTGTGGCAGGACGCCCAGGTCCGGCGGTTCGCCGAGTCGGCGAAGGTACTGCGCGACAAGGGCACGCCGACCGAGGGGTGA
- a CDS encoding helix-turn-helix transcriptional regulator, with amino-acid sequence MTGTPRGNRVREHRKQAGITQAELARAGGVSRQSIVSVEGGDYAPSVYLALRLARALDASVETLFPLDEEG; translated from the coding sequence GTGACCGGTACACCACGCGGCAACCGGGTGCGCGAGCATCGCAAACAGGCCGGGATAACGCAGGCCGAACTGGCACGTGCGGGCGGTGTGAGCCGTCAGAGCATCGTGTCGGTGGAGGGCGGCGACTACGCGCCGAGCGTCTATCTCGCGCTGCGTCTGGCGCGGGCGCTGGACGCGAGTGTCGAGACGCTGTTCCCGTTGGACGAGGAGGGGTGA
- a CDS encoding MFS transporter has protein sequence MSTQAQSTRKWWALALIAAAQFMVIMDTSIIGVALPQMQSDLGFSQEGLTWVFNAYVIAFGGLLLLGGRLSDLFGARRVFTAGWLILLAGSVVAGAAGNVAVELTGRAVQGAGAALIAPSALTLLMMLFGSTQKEMTKVLSIYGAAAPAGGTAGVFLGGVITQYASWPWVFYLNIPIAVIALIATPFLMPNAPARTGSIDLLGALAVTAGLAVGVFGIVRAPDVGWGSGQTWLALAVSAALLGAFVMIQSKRREPLVRLGIFKAPNLAPANIAQLVLGAAWIPMWFFLNLYLQQVLGYSAFPAGAALLPMTMLVMLGMIVVAPRAMQRFGAKTMIVAGLLVLGIGLGWMSLVRPTGNFWVDVLPASLVAAAGMTLAFIPSLGTAISAARPEEGGLASGIVNVSYQVGSAVGLAVMTAIATVFGADQLGDLTELTNGFSAVFIGAAVIALVGAGITAVAMRSTKVAPEPVNA, from the coding sequence ATGTCCACGCAAGCACAATCCACCCGAAAGTGGTGGGCGTTGGCGTTGATAGCCGCCGCGCAGTTCATGGTCATCATGGACACCTCCATCATCGGTGTCGCTCTTCCCCAGATGCAGAGTGATCTGGGCTTCTCCCAGGAGGGCCTGACGTGGGTGTTCAACGCCTACGTCATCGCATTCGGTGGGCTGCTCCTACTCGGTGGGCGCCTCTCGGATCTGTTCGGTGCCCGCCGAGTGTTCACCGCCGGCTGGCTGATCCTGCTGGCCGGTTCCGTCGTCGCCGGTGCCGCCGGCAACGTCGCCGTCGAGCTCACGGGCCGCGCAGTCCAGGGCGCCGGTGCGGCACTCATCGCGCCGTCGGCCCTCACCCTGTTGATGATGCTGTTCGGCAGCACGCAGAAGGAGATGACCAAGGTGCTGTCCATCTACGGTGCTGCGGCCCCGGCCGGCGGCACCGCCGGGGTGTTCCTCGGCGGCGTCATCACCCAGTACGCCAGCTGGCCGTGGGTCTTCTATCTCAACATCCCCATCGCCGTCATCGCACTGATCGCCACGCCCTTCCTGATGCCGAACGCACCGGCGCGCACCGGATCGATCGATCTTCTCGGTGCACTCGCGGTCACGGCAGGCCTCGCCGTCGGAGTCTTCGGCATCGTCAGGGCACCCGACGTCGGCTGGGGATCGGGGCAGACGTGGCTTGCGCTCGCGGTATCGGCCGCATTGTTGGGCGCCTTCGTGATGATCCAGTCCAAGCGCCGCGAACCATTGGTACGACTCGGAATCTTCAAGGCACCCAACCTCGCCCCCGCCAACATCGCTCAGCTGGTCCTCGGTGCGGCGTGGATACCGATGTGGTTCTTCCTGAACCTGTACCTGCAGCAAGTGCTCGGTTACAGCGCCTTCCCGGCCGGTGCGGCTCTGCTGCCGATGACAATGCTCGTCATGCTCGGCATGATCGTTGTCGCTCCCAGGGCCATGCAGCGGTTCGGGGCCAAGACGATGATCGTGGCAGGGTTGCTGGTTCTCGGAATCGGGTTGGGGTGGATGTCGTTGGTGCGGCCCACCGGCAACTTCTGGGTCGATGTGCTGCCGGCGTCGCTGGTGGCAGCGGCAGGCATGACGCTGGCGTTCATTCCCTCACTGGGGACGGCGATTTCGGCCGCACGCCCCGAGGAGGGCGGATTGGCGTCCGGCATCGTCAATGTCAGTTACCAGGTCGGCTCTGCTGTCGGGCTGGCCGTGATGACGGCAATCGCAACCGTGTTCGGTGCTGACCAGCTCGGTGACCTGACGGAGCTGACGAACGGGTTCTCCGCAGTCTTCATCGGTGCGGCAGTCATTGCGCTGGTGGGCGCGGGTATCACCGCGGTAGCGATGCGATCGACCAAGGTTGCCCCGGAGCCTGTGAACGCCTGA
- a CDS encoding heavy-metal-associated domain-containing protein, translated as MPTDRTYLVAGMTCGSCAGKVTRHVERIPGIIGVDIDLATGGITLTSEGPVSDADVRQAVENAGYKLTTN; from the coding sequence ATGCCCACCGATCGCACCTACCTCGTCGCCGGAATGACCTGCGGAAGCTGCGCGGGAAAGGTCACCAGGCACGTCGAGCGGATTCCCGGAATCATCGGCGTCGACATCGACCTCGCCACCGGCGGAATCACTCTCACCAGCGAGGGTCCGGTCAGCGACGCCGATGTCCGGCAGGCCGTCGAGAACGCCGGGTACAAGCTCACCACCAACTGA
- a CDS encoding carboxymuconolactone decarboxylase family protein: MVSTMAHSPAVLGGYLQLSRAMKRAKLSRRIGERISIAVQARQGCAACLEAHIAAAHAHGVETAEIDRAREGTSADLAIAAMIDLGLRVYREPTSITDEHVADLRGHGYSDREIADVVGIVALNLLTGAFNVLAGVKTTDG; the protein is encoded by the coding sequence ATGGTCTCCACGATGGCGCACTCGCCCGCCGTGCTGGGCGGCTATCTGCAGCTCAGTCGGGCCATGAAGCGCGCGAAACTGAGCCGCAGGATCGGCGAGCGAATCTCGATCGCGGTCCAGGCCCGGCAGGGTTGCGCCGCCTGCCTCGAAGCCCACATCGCCGCCGCGCACGCCCACGGTGTCGAGACCGCCGAGATCGACCGTGCCCGAGAGGGCACCTCGGCCGATCTCGCCATCGCGGCGATGATCGATCTCGGCCTTCGCGTCTACCGGGAACCGACCTCGATCACCGATGAACACGTCGCGGACCTTCGCGGGCACGGCTACAGCGACCGCGAGATCGCCGATGTCGTCGGCATCGTCGCCCTCAACCTCCTGACCGGCGCCTTCAACGTCCTCGCGGGAGTGAAGACTACCGACGGCTAG
- a CDS encoding SdpI family protein, with the protein MESIGLRVLLWLTFTIAGVAVVWASRAAASGRLKRNPYAGIRTPSTMVSDEAWTTAHRAGSRTMQIGGYCSILTGFGALAPLSETWLTVLGSVGAGCLLGFTLIGAWIGIRAAREVPLDSEPEPA; encoded by the coding sequence ATGGAGTCGATCGGGTTGCGGGTGCTGCTGTGGCTGACTTTCACCATCGCGGGGGTCGCGGTCGTGTGGGCGTCGCGGGCCGCGGCCAGCGGCCGTCTGAAGCGAAACCCGTACGCCGGCATTCGGACACCGTCGACGATGGTGAGCGACGAGGCGTGGACCACCGCCCACCGAGCCGGGAGCCGCACGATGCAGATCGGTGGCTACTGCTCGATCCTCACCGGATTCGGCGCCCTCGCCCCGCTGTCGGAGACCTGGCTGACGGTGCTCGGCAGTGTGGGGGCCGGCTGCCTGCTGGGCTTCACCCTCATCGGCGCCTGGATCGGCATCCGCGCCGCACGGGAGGTCCCGCTGGACTCCGAACCCGAACCGGCCTAG
- a CDS encoding enoyl-CoA hydratase/isomerase family protein has protein sequence MSILIDDRARVRTLTLDRPDALNAFSEALYDATTEALLAAADDPEVAVVLLTGNGRAFSAGTDLREMQALTTDPNYQRGKHGFNGLIDALVNFPKPLICAVNGLGLGAGATILGFADLTFMSSQARLKCPFTDLGVAPEAASSYLMPKLIGRQNAAWVLMSSEWIDADQAQEMGLVWRVCAPDELMNVARAHAETLAAKPISSLIAVKRTMTEPLRAEIAAARERENACFREMLGGPANREALAAFAEGRPADFSTLPAGA, from the coding sequence ATGAGCATTCTCATCGACGACCGCGCCCGCGTACGGACACTGACGCTCGATCGGCCCGACGCACTCAACGCGTTCAGCGAGGCGCTGTACGACGCCACCACCGAGGCGCTGCTGGCCGCCGCCGACGACCCGGAAGTCGCGGTGGTGCTGCTCACCGGCAACGGACGCGCGTTCAGCGCGGGTACCGATCTGCGCGAGATGCAGGCGCTCACAACCGATCCGAACTACCAGCGCGGCAAGCACGGCTTCAATGGCCTGATCGACGCACTCGTGAACTTTCCCAAGCCGCTGATCTGCGCGGTGAACGGACTCGGGCTGGGTGCCGGTGCCACCATCCTCGGGTTCGCGGATCTAACGTTCATGTCCAGCCAGGCGCGGCTCAAGTGCCCGTTCACCGATCTCGGCGTGGCACCGGAGGCCGCGTCGAGCTACCTGATGCCGAAGCTGATCGGCCGGCAGAACGCGGCATGGGTGCTGATGAGTTCGGAGTGGATCGACGCGGACCAAGCCCAGGAGATGGGCCTGGTGTGGCGGGTGTGCGCGCCGGACGAGCTCATGAACGTTGCCCGTGCCCACGCCGAAACCCTGGCAGCCAAGCCGATCTCGAGCCTGATCGCTGTCAAACGGACGATGACCGAGCCGCTGCGCGCCGAGATCGCCGCCGCGCGCGAACGGGAGAACGCGTGCTTCCGCGAGATGCTGGGCGGGCCCGCGAACAGGGAGGCGCTGGCCGCCTTCGCGGAGGGCCGACCGGCCGACTTCAGCACGTTGCCCGCCGGAGCATGA
- a CDS encoding SPFH domain-containing protein, with protein sequence MTAGTSGTSAIESVPIEATGVEERPGWSANGWPFAIGGLLAIVAGAGLIAAGILLGSGINIPLVVAGGVFLFGALDALVGLVLVEPGQARVLQLLQGSYSGTLRQDGLRWVNPLNTRRAISTRIRNHDTGKAKVNDADGNPIEISAVIVWQVRDTARAMFDVDDFEEFVAVQTEAAVRHIAGSYPYDGGGESISLRQNADEITSKLSDEVGERVRSAGVQVIESRINQLAYAPEIAQAMLRRQQAGAVIAAREQIVQGAVGMVASALDRLEREHTVELDEERKAAMVSNLLVVLCGDQGAQPVVNTGTLYQ encoded by the coding sequence ATGACTGCCGGGACATCCGGGACATCCGCAATCGAATCCGTTCCGATCGAGGCCACGGGGGTGGAGGAGCGTCCCGGCTGGTCCGCGAACGGCTGGCCCTTCGCGATCGGCGGGCTGCTGGCGATCGTCGCCGGCGCCGGTCTGATCGCCGCCGGGATCCTGCTCGGGTCGGGGATCAACATTCCGCTCGTCGTCGCCGGGGGAGTGTTCCTCTTCGGCGCGCTCGACGCCCTGGTGGGGCTCGTGCTCGTCGAGCCGGGGCAGGCACGGGTGCTTCAGCTGCTGCAGGGCTCCTACTCGGGGACGCTGCGGCAGGACGGACTGCGCTGGGTCAACCCGCTGAACACACGCCGGGCCATCTCCACCAGGATTCGCAACCACGACACCGGGAAGGCGAAGGTCAACGACGCGGACGGCAATCCGATCGAGATCTCCGCCGTGATCGTCTGGCAGGTCCGCGACACCGCTCGCGCCATGTTCGACGTCGACGATTTCGAGGAGTTCGTGGCGGTCCAGACCGAGGCCGCAGTGCGGCACATCGCCGGCAGCTACCCCTACGACGGCGGCGGGGAGTCGATCTCTTTGCGGCAGAACGCGGACGAGATCACCTCGAAGCTGTCCGACGAGGTGGGTGAGCGTGTTCGGTCCGCGGGCGTGCAGGTGATCGAGTCGCGCATCAATCAGCTCGCGTACGCCCCGGAGATCGCGCAGGCGATGCTGCGGCGCCAGCAGGCCGGTGCCGTCATTGCGGCGCGCGAGCAGATCGTGCAGGGTGCGGTCGGCATGGTCGCCTCCGCGCTGGACCGGCTCGAGCGCGAGCACACCGTCGAACTCGACGAGGAGCGCAAGGCGGCGATGGTCTCGAATCTGCTGGTGGTGCTCTGTGGCGACCAGGGCGCCCAGCCGGTCGTCAACACCGGAACCCTCTACCAGTAG
- a CDS encoding MBL fold metallo-hydrolase: protein MSGASAIGDGIFQISVPMSHNPLGSTLVYAMESPGGVILVDAGWDGDEGWEGLTSGLESIGHSVSEVEGVVLTHFHPDHTGLCGRVREASGAWIAMHEADHDMFEKMSSGRNEEWMDFQLSNLERAGASLTDREAFEKAAQGDPPVGPESAPDRVLVDDELIGLSGRNLRAVFTPGHTPGHVCFYLEDADVMFTGDHVLQKTTPHIGNFVYPLEERDALAEFMESLRRVQKMDVTRGLGAHGLPIVDVAGRAGELIDHHEERLDHLYEAFGTDEITVWQVAERMKWYRPWGKFHPMAKGMALSEAAAHLRHLVARGQVSRVPNTEPARFARN, encoded by the coding sequence ATGTCAGGTGCTTCTGCCATCGGTGATGGCATCTTCCAGATTTCTGTTCCCATGTCCCACAATCCGCTGGGCAGCACCCTCGTCTACGCGATGGAGTCGCCGGGCGGGGTGATCCTCGTCGACGCCGGCTGGGACGGCGACGAGGGCTGGGAGGGATTGACGTCGGGCCTCGAGTCGATCGGGCATTCGGTGTCCGAGGTCGAGGGCGTCGTGCTCACGCACTTCCACCCCGACCACACGGGCCTGTGCGGCCGGGTGCGTGAGGCGTCAGGCGCGTGGATCGCGATGCACGAGGCCGACCACGACATGTTCGAGAAGATGTCGTCGGGCCGCAACGAGGAGTGGATGGACTTCCAGCTGTCCAACCTCGAGCGCGCCGGCGCGTCGTTGACCGACCGGGAGGCGTTCGAGAAGGCAGCGCAGGGCGATCCCCCGGTGGGTCCGGAATCGGCACCCGACCGCGTCCTGGTCGACGACGAGCTGATCGGACTGAGCGGACGGAACCTGCGGGCGGTGTTCACTCCGGGTCACACCCCCGGCCACGTGTGCTTCTATCTCGAGGATGCCGACGTCATGTTCACCGGCGACCACGTGTTGCAGAAGACCACCCCGCACATCGGCAACTTCGTGTACCCGCTCGAGGAGCGTGACGCGCTCGCCGAGTTCATGGAGTCGCTGCGCCGCGTGCAGAAGATGGACGTCACCCGCGGGCTCGGCGCGCACGGTCTTCCGATCGTCGATGTGGCGGGCCGTGCCGGTGAGTTGATCGATCACCACGAGGAACGCCTCGACCACCTGTACGAGGCGTTCGGCACCGACGAGATCACCGTGTGGCAGGTGGCCGAGCGGATGAAGTGGTACCGGCCGTGGGGGAAGTTCCACCCGATGGCCAAGGGGATGGCGCTGTCCGAGGCCGCCGCGCACCTGCGCCACCTGGTGGCGCGCGGGCAGGTCTCGCGGGTGCCGAACACCGAGCCGGCGCGGTTCGCCCGGAACTGA
- a CDS encoding GNAT family N-acetyltransferase → MANRIEHNAGENRFEIYVDDALAGYADYIETNGVRDFGHTVTNPDFRGQGLAGQVVKAALDTSREQGFKIVPSCSYVEKYVASHPEYADLVA, encoded by the coding sequence GTGGCGAACAGGATCGAGCACAACGCGGGAGAGAACCGCTTCGAGATCTACGTCGACGACGCCCTCGCCGGCTATGCCGACTACATCGAGACGAACGGCGTCCGCGACTTCGGACATACCGTCACCAACCCGGACTTCCGCGGCCAGGGCCTGGCCGGCCAGGTGGTCAAGGCCGCCCTCGACACCTCCCGCGAACAGGGCTTCAAGATCGTGCCGTCGTGCTCGTACGTCGAGAAGTACGTCGCGTCGCACCCCGAGTACGCAGACCTGGTTGCATAG
- a CDS encoding DUF4240 domain-containing protein: protein MADAVRHDEGPDVDWFWDVVEESARSRERLREILGRLPKDAVYKFQDLFLDFAAELQDEPYRSYLGPDESEDGLEDAAQWVVSQGRVRYEAVLTEPSRMPAHIDVGDPANLGGLAYEVYYDRFGEPLDLI, encoded by the coding sequence TTGGCTGACGCTGTTCGTCACGACGAGGGTCCGGACGTCGACTGGTTCTGGGACGTTGTAGAGGAGTCCGCGAGGAGCCGTGAACGCCTTCGCGAAATTCTTGGACGACTGCCGAAGGACGCCGTCTACAAGTTCCAAGATCTGTTCTTGGACTTCGCCGCCGAGCTGCAGGACGAGCCATATCGGTCCTATCTGGGGCCCGATGAGTCCGAGGATGGCCTGGAAGATGCAGCGCAGTGGGTCGTCAGCCAGGGGCGGGTGAGATACGAAGCGGTTCTCACAGAGCCGAGCCGGATGCCGGCACACATCGACGTCGGTGATCCAGCCAATCTTGGCGGGCTCGCTTACGAGGTCTACTACGACCGGTTCGGGGAGCCCCTGGACCTGATCTAG
- a CDS encoding DUF7144 family membrane protein has protein sequence MSDDVVKQGVAKGTSMGAAVLLVTIGVLEFLQGISAVAKDEVFVVGLEYVYKFNVTTWGWIHLVLGVIIALVGAVLFTGATWARVAAMVICSLSILVNFMWLPYYPLWAILLVALNTVVIWAVATWNPREA, from the coding sequence ATGTCCGACGATGTGGTCAAGCAGGGTGTAGCAAAAGGGACGTCGATGGGGGCGGCAGTCCTGCTGGTCACCATCGGTGTGCTCGAGTTCCTCCAAGGGATTTCCGCGGTGGCGAAGGACGAGGTGTTCGTCGTCGGACTCGAGTACGTCTACAAGTTCAACGTCACCACTTGGGGATGGATCCATCTCGTGCTCGGCGTGATCATCGCGCTGGTCGGCGCCGTCCTCTTCACCGGTGCGACCTGGGCTCGGGTCGCCGCGATGGTGATCTGCTCGCTGTCGATTCTCGTCAACTTCATGTGGTTGCCCTACTACCCGCTGTGGGCCATCCTGCTGGTCGCGCTCAACACAGTCGTGATCTGGGCGGTGGCCACCTGGAACCCCCGGGAGGCCTGA
- a CDS encoding T3SS (YopN, CesT) and YbjN peptide-binding chaperone 1, protein MFDFDSFDHAIDRSWTRFQSRLADHLSAMRNDDILILDWIEETTVDGFTPWVQFLVWDDEYVRSEVSSNAYLAPRHTLSPESEDRLCALGWERPTRLPDEEPDEGSPAFFVDKEQRWADQLAAMTVTTLREVWSVPHPSFLNPEIIGTLEGTDLLGADTPDAPDGARPASSTLDETAAVAPRDPSELRELISRTVDQALGFVPQLDDDGDVVLTLGSQPVFVIAHPDKPLVRLWIPLLHAVAGRTRAAENICDLTKQWPGIRFTLDEDRLNASIDISGNPFVPRHLVDAIDVIGKFLPTVDARFAARFDGSRFADDHSGVESPDAENPDPLDSVDTDDDLPAALLTLLHLDPHGAGVLTAEEVAEVCGHDRDALLDYLRTTSEQEISWRESAEQARADGDSEEADVCDHEARAWAQTHEALRSALRVVALPDPGRPIPHAIKPRQMELFGNPTEPTLFDEATAIELPDHRATGSE, encoded by the coding sequence ATGTTCGATTTCGACAGCTTCGACCACGCGATCGACCGGTCCTGGACGCGATTCCAGAGTCGACTCGCCGACCATCTCTCCGCGATGCGGAACGACGACATCCTGATTCTCGACTGGATCGAGGAGACCACGGTGGACGGATTCACACCGTGGGTGCAGTTCCTGGTGTGGGACGACGAGTACGTGCGGAGCGAGGTGTCGTCCAACGCGTATCTCGCGCCGCGACACACGCTGTCGCCGGAGTCCGAGGACCGCCTGTGTGCGCTGGGATGGGAGCGGCCCACCCGCCTGCCGGACGAGGAACCCGACGAGGGATCGCCCGCGTTCTTCGTCGACAAGGAACAGCGCTGGGCCGACCAGCTCGCCGCGATGACCGTCACCACGCTGCGAGAGGTCTGGAGCGTCCCCCATCCGAGTTTTCTGAACCCCGAGATCATCGGCACACTCGAGGGCACCGATCTCCTCGGTGCCGATACACCCGACGCCCCCGACGGAGCGCGACCGGCATCGTCGACGCTCGACGAGACCGCCGCGGTGGCACCCCGCGACCCGTCCGAACTCCGGGAACTGATCTCGCGCACGGTCGATCAGGCGCTGGGCTTCGTGCCGCAGCTCGACGATGACGGCGACGTCGTCCTCACCCTCGGCAGTCAGCCCGTGTTCGTCATCGCCCACCCGGACAAGCCCCTCGTGCGACTGTGGATTCCGCTGCTGCACGCGGTCGCGGGACGCACGCGGGCGGCCGAGAACATCTGCGACCTCACCAAACAGTGGCCCGGTATCCGGTTCACCCTCGACGAGGATCGGCTGAACGCGTCGATCGACATCTCCGGCAATCCCTTCGTTCCGCGTCATCTCGTCGACGCGATCGACGTGATCGGGAAGTTCCTGCCCACCGTCGATGCACGATTCGCGGCCCGATTCGACGGGTCGCGGTTCGCGGACGACCACTCGGGTGTCGAGTCCCCCGACGCCGAGAACCCGGATCCCCTCGATTCCGTGGACACCGACGACGACCTGCCTGCGGCGCTGTTGACGCTGCTCCATCTCGATCCACACGGCGCCGGTGTCCTCACCGCGGAGGAGGTCGCGGAGGTGTGCGGTCACGACCGCGACGCGCTCCTCGACTATCTGCGAACCACGTCGGAGCAGGAGATCAGCTGGCGCGAGTCCGCGGAACAGGCCCGTGCCGATGGTGATTCGGAGGAGGCCGACGTGTGCGACCACGAGGCGAGGGCGTGGGCGCAGACCCACGAGGCGCTGCGATCGGCACTGCGCGTCGTCGCGCTGCCCGATCCTGGTCGACCGATACCGCACGCCATCAAGCCGCGTCAGATGGAACTGTTCGGCAACCCCACCGAACCGACGCTGTTCGACGAAGCGACCGCGATCGAACTGCCGGATCACCGCGCGACAGGTAGTGAATGA
- a CDS encoding NUDIX hydrolase produces MTKRAAKTTWSDTAGKALTDYPRPSVAVDVAVLTVDAGELNVLVVEGPRGLALPGSFLRPAERLSDAAERALQTKAGLTGTDFHQLAMFDAPDRDDRGWVLSMAHGAALPLGRLPHGARLVRIEGRVVTEPLAFDHTEMVSHAVDDLRTRYAHRVDPSGLLPEVFTVLELRRLYEAIHGHALPKDSFRRTVIDSLETTGRMSSSGTGRPAELFRRRPGSELPAGAAALLAN; encoded by the coding sequence GTGACGAAACGAGCAGCGAAGACGACGTGGTCCGACACGGCCGGCAAGGCCCTCACCGACTATCCCCGTCCGTCCGTCGCCGTCGACGTCGCGGTGCTCACCGTCGACGCCGGGGAGCTGAACGTCCTGGTGGTCGAGGGCCCGCGCGGACTCGCCCTGCCCGGTTCGTTCCTGCGCCCGGCCGAGCGGTTGTCCGACGCCGCCGAGCGCGCGCTGCAGACCAAAGCGGGTCTCACCGGCACCGACTTCCATCAGCTCGCGATGTTCGACGCCCCCGATCGCGACGACCGCGGATGGGTGCTGTCGATGGCGCACGGCGCGGCCCTCCCGCTGGGCCGACTTCCACACGGCGCGAGACTCGTTCGCATCGAGGGCCGCGTGGTCACCGAACCACTCGCGTTCGACCACACGGAAATGGTGTCGCACGCGGTCGACGATCTGCGCACCCGCTACGCGCACCGCGTCGACCCGTCCGGACTGCTGCCCGAGGTGTTCACCGTCCTCGAACTGAGGCGCCTGTACGAGGCGATCCACGGGCACGCACTGCCGAAGGACTCGTTCCGGCGGACGGTCATCGACTCGCTCGAGACGACCGGGCGGATGTCGAGCAGCGGGACCGGCCGGCCCGCGGAGCTCTTCCGACGCCGCCCCGGATCCGAGCTGCCCGCCGGCGCCGCGGCACTGCTCGCGAACTGA